One part of the Bacillus sp. FJAT-27916 genome encodes these proteins:
- a CDS encoding response regulator transcription factor, with protein sequence MIKIVIAEDQQMILGAFGSLLALEDDMDVVGKASNGEEALALVAKHQPDICLMDIEMPGMTGLEAAEKLKGHGCKVIILTTFARTGYFQRALQAGVSGYLLKDSPSEELAGSIRLVHGGRRIYAPELIDSAYAEANPLTDREREVLVLVADGMNTKEIAAELDIKTGTVRNYISAIFDKLDVKNRIEAITQSKEKGWFK encoded by the coding sequence ATGATCAAGATTGTGATTGCGGAGGATCAGCAAATGATTCTTGGAGCATTTGGTTCCTTGCTGGCGCTTGAGGACGATATGGATGTGGTCGGGAAAGCATCAAATGGCGAGGAGGCACTTGCACTTGTCGCGAAGCATCAGCCAGATATTTGTTTAATGGATATTGAAATGCCGGGAATGACCGGACTTGAGGCGGCTGAAAAGCTAAAAGGGCATGGCTGCAAGGTCATTATTTTGACGACATTTGCGAGAACTGGCTATTTTCAGCGGGCACTTCAGGCTGGGGTGAGCGGCTATCTCCTTAAAGACAGCCCAAGCGAAGAACTGGCAGGCTCAATCCGTCTTGTTCATGGAGGACGAAGAATCTACGCACCTGAGCTGATAGATAGTGCCTATGCAGAAGCAAACCCGCTCACAGACCGCGAGCGGGAGGTGCTTGTTCTTGTTGCGGATGGAATGAATACGAAAGAAATTGCCGCAGAGCTGGACATTAAGACAGGCACGGTCCGCAATTATATATCAGCCATTTTCGATAAACTGGATGTGAAGAACCGGATAGAAGCCATTACACAGTCTAAGGAAAAGGGCTGGTTTAAATAG
- a CDS encoding sensor histidine kinase produces MIKNYIAFLKTSGLSPYVWAILCILPFYFILQSDASNQYKMTGIVVTLLFLSLFRVAYKTTGWMKYVWAIVLMSGFTVMTILFGYIYFAFFLAYLAGNIKKKADFIAIYVLLLISTGVSIYLGILLHQAFFLKQMPFIIITWLSITLLPFTIRNRKVLGRLEEKLDDANKKISELLVVEERERIARDLHDTLGQKLSLIGLKSDLARRLVYKNPEQAAAELVDVQQTARTALNEVRKMVSSMRSIRLKDEIVLAETMLNAANIHFSIDERQKLKDIPSLTENILSMCLKESVTNIVKHSGATECKVIFEQDWKETVMTVRDNGVFKGYESSLDRGHGLMGMKERLEFVNGSFEIALNEGTCLIIKVPNETKQVVKEGRA; encoded by the coding sequence ATGATCAAAAATTATATTGCCTTCTTGAAAACAAGCGGGCTTTCCCCATATGTATGGGCCATTCTTTGCATACTGCCGTTCTATTTCATTTTGCAATCGGATGCATCGAATCAATATAAAATGACGGGTATTGTCGTAACGCTGCTTTTTCTTTCCTTGTTCAGGGTTGCCTATAAAACAACTGGATGGATGAAGTATGTATGGGCGATCGTGCTGATGAGCGGTTTTACAGTTATGACCATTTTGTTTGGCTATATTTATTTTGCCTTCTTTCTTGCTTATCTGGCAGGGAATATTAAGAAGAAGGCTGATTTTATCGCCATTTATGTCCTTCTGCTGATCAGTACAGGCGTCTCGATTTATTTGGGCATCCTGCTGCATCAGGCTTTCTTCCTGAAGCAAATGCCGTTTATCATCATCACGTGGCTCAGTATTACTCTGCTCCCATTTACGATTCGAAATCGCAAAGTACTTGGGCGTTTGGAAGAAAAATTGGATGATGCCAATAAGAAAATCTCAGAATTATTGGTGGTAGAGGAGAGAGAACGGATTGCCCGCGATCTCCATGATACATTAGGGCAAAAGCTTAGTCTCATAGGGTTAAAGAGTGATCTGGCCAGAAGACTAGTTTACAAGAATCCGGAACAGGCTGCCGCAGAGCTTGTCGATGTTCAGCAGACGGCTAGGACGGCGCTGAACGAGGTACGAAAGATGGTTTCATCGATGAGGAGTATCCGTTTAAAGGATGAAATCGTGTTAGCGGAAACGATGCTGAATGCAGCTAATATCCACTTTAGCATTGATGAAAGGCAAAAATTAAAGGATATTCCGAGTTTGACGGAAAATATCCTCAGCATGTGCTTAAAGGAGTCTGTGACGAATATTGTTAAGCACAGCGGTGCAACGGAATGTAAGGTGATTTTTGAGCAAGATTGGAAGGAAACCGTTATGACAGTAAGGGATAATGGTGTCTTCAAAGGATATGAGTCCAGCCTTGACAGAGGTCATGGCCTCATGGGGATGAAAGAACGGCTGGAGTTTGTAAATGGCAGCTTTGAAATTGCTCTGAATGAAGGTACCTGCCTGATTATTAAAGTGCCGAATGAAACAAAGCAGGTTGTGAAGGAGGGGCGGGCATGA
- a CDS encoding fatty acid desaturase gives MKMKEEQLRLRKSMNPYEKSETKKSVKQIVNTFVPFILLWYIAYLGLSVSVWLMIPPAVVAAGFLVRIFIIFHDCCHNSFFKSRKANVILGNISGIMTLFPFKQWQHSHNVHHAGSGNLDKRGVGDMWMLTVEEYYQASKWTRIQYRLYRNPLVMFGIGPIYAFLISNRFNRKNAGKKERRNTYFTNAAIAAIWALMCYLVGWQAFLMIQGIIFYLSGVAGIWLFYVQHTFEDSYFEENEDWEYVKAAVEGSSYYQLPKLLQWMTGNIGYHHVHHLSPRVPNYKLADAHMDTKPLQHVPTITLMTSLKSLRFRLWDEQKKKFVTFREGKAKISLKSEVI, from the coding sequence ATGAAAATGAAAGAAGAGCAGCTTCGGCTGCGAAAATCGATGAATCCGTATGAAAAGTCGGAAACGAAGAAGAGCGTTAAACAAATAGTGAATACGTTCGTACCTTTTATCCTCTTATGGTATATAGCTTACCTAGGTTTATCTGTTTCGGTATGGCTAATGATTCCGCCTGCCGTGGTGGCTGCAGGTTTTTTGGTGAGAATCTTTATTATCTTCCATGATTGTTGCCATAATTCCTTTTTTAAAAGCAGAAAAGCTAATGTGATTCTTGGGAATATCAGCGGAATTATGACCTTATTCCCATTTAAACAATGGCAGCACAGCCATAATGTCCATCATGCCGGCAGCGGTAACCTGGATAAGCGCGGAGTCGGGGATATGTGGATGCTGACGGTGGAGGAGTATTATCAAGCGTCCAAGTGGACTCGCATCCAATATCGCTTGTACCGTAATCCGCTAGTCATGTTCGGGATTGGACCCATTTATGCGTTTTTAATCAGCAATCGCTTTAATCGCAAAAATGCCGGAAAGAAGGAAAGAAGGAATACGTATTTCACGAATGCGGCTATTGCAGCTATTTGGGCGTTAATGTGTTATTTAGTAGGCTGGCAAGCCTTCTTGATGATCCAAGGAATCATTTTTTATCTCTCGGGTGTTGCAGGCATTTGGCTATTCTATGTCCAGCATACCTTTGAGGATTCCTATTTTGAAGAGAATGAGGATTGGGAATACGTGAAAGCGGCCGTTGAAGGAAGCTCCTATTACCAGCTTCCAAAGCTTCTTCAATGGATGACAGGGAATATTGGCTACCACCATGTGCATCATTTAAGCCCAAGGGTCCCAAATTACAAGCTCGCCGATGCTCATATGGATACGAAGCCATTGCAGCATGTACCGACCATTACGTTAATGACAAGCTTGAAATCGCTCCGATTCCGCTTATGGGATGAACAGAAGAAAAAGTTCGTCACCTTCCGTGAAGGAAAGGCTAAAATTTCTTTAAAAAGTGAAGTCATATAA
- a CDS encoding VOC family protein — protein MNKVTCICLGVRSMERSVRFYRDKLGFQTNEKRNQPEVIFFNTPGTKFELFPLEELAKDIRESDPPSIGTGFNGITLAYNVEQKEDVQNIIELARSAGATIVKEPQDASWGGYHAYFTDLDGYYWEVVWGPNFQFDQNGMLVF, from the coding sequence ATGAATAAGGTGACATGTATTTGTTTAGGTGTCAGAAGTATGGAGCGATCAGTCAGGTTTTATAGGGACAAGTTAGGTTTTCAGACAAATGAGAAAAGGAATCAACCGGAAGTCATATTCTTCAACACTCCGGGGACGAAATTTGAATTATTCCCGCTCGAAGAATTGGCAAAGGATATTCGGGAATCAGACCCTCCTTCAATTGGAACGGGTTTTAACGGTATTACTTTGGCCTATAATGTGGAGCAGAAAGAGGATGTTCAGAACATCATTGAACTGGCACGTAGCGCTGGTGCGACTATCGTGAAGGAACCGCAGGATGCCTCTTGGGGCGGCTACCATGCCTATTTTACCGATTTGGACGGATATTACTGGGAGGTTGTTTGGGGACCGAACTTCCAGTTTGATCAGAATGGAATGCTCGTTTTTTAG